From a single Lolium rigidum isolate FL_2022 chromosome 7, APGP_CSIRO_Lrig_0.1, whole genome shotgun sequence genomic region:
- the LOC124672889 gene encoding antifungal protein ginkbilobin-like protein encodes MASSRSRADHQVLIAVALLLLLSSPRAASGAPNTRPLSVRCNGAVYGAGDPFAESLTYVLADLLAATPSSRARDAYSISPYPNAFAYGHAACGGAGVTAADCASCLGSAVGQMNTTCHRAVGARAVLVDCRVRYEQYAFVD; translated from the coding sequence ATGGCGTCCTCGCGGAGCAGAGCGGACCACCAGGTCCTCATCGCCGtcgcgctgctgctcctcctctcgTCCCCGCGGGCCGCCAGCGGCGCGCCCAACACGAGGCCGCTGTCCGTGCGGTGCAACGGCGCGGTGTACGGCGCCGGGGACCCCTTCGCGGAGAGTCTCACCTACGTGCTCGCCGACCTGCTGGCCGCCACGCCGTCGTCCCGCGCCCGCGACGCCTACAGCATCTCCCCGTACCCGAACGCGTTCGCCTACGGCCACGCCGCGTGCGGCGGCGCCGGTGTGACAGCCGCGGACTGCGCGAGCTGCCTCGGCTCCGCCGTGGGTCAGATGAACACGACCTGCCACCGCGCCGTcggagcgagggcggtgctcgtgGACTGCCGCGTGCGGTACGAGCAGTACGCGTTTGTGGATTAG